Proteins encoded together in one Calderihabitans maritimus window:
- a CDS encoding C-GCAxxG-C-C family (seleno)protein, whose translation MNVTLLQQAREEIEKYFTGTNCRQAILKAFEVLYGKLEYKTADRTENIIAGKAQMCDALKGNILILNLLSKRKGEHFSVQIREKAQKEMYSRFIDYFGDSRCKVLNGNDFYSATHMRRCSAILSVAMKILLECLRELEIIDLSEPDNQIFTAPNISKMTGDKNRKRSH comes from the coding sequence ATGAATGTTACCTTGTTGCAACAGGCTCGAGAAGAAATAGAAAAATATTTTACGGGTACCAACTGCCGGCAGGCTATATTAAAGGCCTTTGAAGTCTTGTACGGCAAACTTGAGTACAAAACTGCAGACCGAACTGAAAACATCATAGCGGGAAAAGCTCAAATGTGTGATGCTTTAAAGGGAAACATCTTGATCCTAAATTTACTCAGTAAACGTAAGGGAGAGCATTTTTCGGTTCAGATTAGAGAGAAAGCGCAAAAGGAAATGTATTCTCGTTTTATAGATTACTTTGGAGATAGTCGATGCAAGGTTCTGAACGGAAACGATTTTTACAGTGCTACCCATATGAGAAGGTGTTCGGCAATATTGTCTGTTGCTATGAAGATACTTTTAGAATGTTTGCGGGAACTGGAGATAATAGACCTTTCGGAGCCCGATAACCAGATTTTTACTGCTCCAAATATATCTAAAATGACAGGTGATAAAAATCGGAAGCGTAGTCACTAG
- the thiC gene encoding phosphomethylpyrimidine synthase ThiC produces MTQLKKAMAGRITEEMERVAVREGLSAEDICQKVREGTVVIPANINHRGLEPCGIGEGLTTKINANIGTSSVYTSIEEELQKLRVAIEAGADTIMDLSTGPELDACRKRILEASKVPVGTVPIYQAAVEALDKYGSIVAMTAEDLFQVIEKQAQDGVDFMTVHCGVTLEVIERLKKRGRIADIVSRGGSFLTGWMLHHEKENPLYEQFDRLLSIAEKYDVTLSLGDGLRPGCLADATDSPQIQELIILGELVERAREAGVQVMVEGPGHVPLNQVEANVVLEKQLCRGAPFYVLGPVVTDVAPGYDHISAAIGGAIAAAAGADFLCYVTPAEHLGLPTIEDVREGVITARIAAHAADLVKGIKKAWEWDKEMAAARKNLDWTKQIELAIDPYKAKQYRQQRNPEDGDTCSMCNQFCAMKIVGEYLGKKAEKC; encoded by the coding sequence TTGACCCAACTAAAAAAGGCCATGGCAGGAAGAATAACGGAAGAAATGGAGCGAGTAGCTGTCCGGGAAGGGCTTTCTGCCGAGGACATATGTCAAAAAGTAAGGGAAGGAACGGTAGTTATCCCGGCCAACATTAATCATCGAGGTCTTGAACCTTGCGGGATCGGAGAAGGCCTGACTACCAAGATTAACGCCAACATTGGAACTTCCTCGGTATACACCAGTATTGAAGAAGAATTGCAAAAATTACGGGTAGCTATAGAAGCAGGGGCCGATACGATAATGGATTTAAGTACCGGGCCGGAGCTGGATGCTTGCCGTAAAAGGATTCTGGAAGCTTCAAAAGTCCCTGTAGGTACGGTACCGATTTACCAGGCGGCGGTAGAGGCGTTAGATAAATATGGTTCAATCGTGGCCATGACTGCAGAGGATTTGTTCCAGGTCATTGAGAAACAGGCCCAAGACGGAGTTGACTTTATGACGGTGCACTGCGGGGTCACTTTGGAGGTAATCGAACGACTAAAAAAACGAGGTCGTATAGCCGACATAGTAAGCCGGGGAGGATCTTTTTTAACCGGCTGGATGCTTCATCATGAAAAAGAAAACCCTCTTTACGAACAATTCGACCGCCTTTTGTCAATTGCGGAAAAATACGATGTAACTTTGAGTCTGGGGGACGGATTGCGGCCGGGGTGCCTGGCCGACGCGACCGATAGTCCGCAAATCCAGGAATTAATAATCTTGGGTGAGTTGGTAGAAAGGGCTCGCGAAGCAGGAGTTCAGGTAATGGTTGAAGGACCGGGACATGTGCCTTTGAATCAAGTTGAAGCGAATGTAGTGTTGGAGAAACAGCTATGCAGAGGGGCACCATTTTACGTATTGGGTCCGGTGGTAACTGATGTGGCTCCAGGATACGATCATATCAGCGCTGCCATCGGCGGAGCGATAGCTGCGGCGGCAGGGGCGGATTTTTTATGTTACGTAACACCGGCGGAGCACCTTGGGCTTCCAACCATAGAGGACGTTAGAGAAGGTGTGATAACGGCCAGAATTGCTGCGCATGCTGCCGATCTGGTTAAGGGGATAAAGAAGGCGTGGGAATGGGATAAGGAAATGGCTGCAGCCCGGAAAAATCTTGATTGGACAAAGCAAATAGAATTAGCCATAGATCCGTATAAGGCCAAACAGTACCGACAGCAGCGCAATCCAGAGGATGGGGATACCTGTTCCATGTGCAACCAGTTTTGTGCCATGAAAATAGTTGGAGAATATCTGGGTAAAAAAGCCGAAAAGTGCTGA
- the panD gene encoding aspartate 1-decarboxylase, with amino-acid sequence MLRCMLKSKIHRAMVTEANLNYVGSITIDSSLLKAADILPGEKVSVVNINNGARFDTYVIAGEEGKGSICVNGAAARLVQPEDLIIIISYAYLSEKELQSFTPKIVLVNQRNKILSVLGEEREKCKFDSFLKT; translated from the coding sequence ATGTTGCGCTGCATGTTAAAATCTAAAATTCATCGGGCGATGGTGACGGAAGCGAATTTAAACTACGTAGGCAGCATTACCATTGATAGTTCCCTGCTGAAGGCTGCGGACATCTTGCCGGGAGAGAAGGTTTCGGTGGTTAATATTAATAACGGTGCCCGTTTTGATACTTATGTCATTGCAGGAGAGGAAGGTAAAGGAAGTATTTGTGTCAACGGAGCGGCGGCCCGCTTAGTTCAACCCGAGGATTTAATTATTATCATCTCTTACGCCTATCTTTCGGAGAAAGAATTACAGAGTTTTACGCCTAAAATTGTACTGGTAAATCAACGGAATAAAATATTATCGGTATTGGGAGAAGAGAGAGAAAAATGTAAATTTGATAGTTTTCTGAAGACTTAA
- the meaB gene encoding methylmalonyl Co-A mutase-associated GTPase MeaB, translating to MSWEKFWPGFQRGDPWAISQLINLVENESPNKEDIMKAVAALKREAYVVGFTGPPGAGKSTLIYQLVRLLVAKGFSVGVVCVDPTSPFTGGALLGDRIRMMELNKRAEVFIRSLATRGSLGGISRATKDVVEILAAAGKEIVLVETVGTGQIEFDIMDVADTIIVVTVPGLGDRVQTLKAGIMEIGDLFVVNQADREGAKETVRDLEIMVEEAKIFGWKPRVLATEAVNNRGIEKLYQAIQEHKNYLQQTNIGTLRRQQRNVKRLMEIVQVNINKRMEEYLENNSRCREIVDRVKEGGVDPYSGAAIILASFLRATCREWLSDTTIQPENAISGCSIKK from the coding sequence TTGAGTTGGGAAAAATTCTGGCCTGGGTTTCAACGAGGCGATCCCTGGGCAATCAGCCAGCTTATCAATTTGGTAGAAAATGAAAGTCCTAATAAAGAAGACATTATGAAAGCAGTTGCTGCTTTGAAGAGGGAAGCTTACGTAGTGGGTTTTACGGGACCACCCGGGGCGGGGAAAAGCACTTTGATTTATCAACTTGTTCGATTACTTGTAGCGAAAGGCTTTTCAGTTGGGGTAGTTTGTGTTGATCCTACCAGCCCCTTCACTGGAGGCGCTTTATTAGGGGACCGCATCCGGATGATGGAATTGAATAAAAGGGCAGAGGTATTTATAAGAAGTCTGGCTACCCGGGGAAGTTTGGGGGGGATTTCCAGGGCTACCAAGGACGTGGTTGAGATACTAGCCGCTGCGGGAAAAGAGATAGTTTTGGTGGAAACGGTAGGAACAGGACAAATTGAATTTGACATTATGGATGTGGCAGATACGATCATCGTGGTCACTGTTCCCGGGTTAGGTGACCGTGTTCAAACGCTTAAAGCGGGCATTATGGAGATTGGCGACCTATTTGTGGTGAACCAGGCCGACCGCGAAGGGGCTAAGGAAACCGTCAGAGACCTGGAAATAATGGTGGAAGAAGCCAAAATTTTTGGCTGGAAGCCCCGGGTTTTGGCTACGGAGGCTGTTAACAACCGAGGAATTGAGAAACTGTACCAAGCCATACAGGAACATAAAAACTACTTGCAGCAAACCAATATTGGTACTCTCAGACGACAGCAACGAAATGTGAAAAGGTTAATGGAGATAGTTCAGGTTAATATAAACAAGCGAATGGAAGAATACCTGGAAAATAATAGTAGATGTAGGGAAATAGTAGATCGAGTCAAAGAGGGAGGGGTGGATCCCTATAGTGGAGCTGCCATCATACTTGCAAGCTTTCTAAGGGCAACCTGCCGGGAATGGTTATCCGATACCACTATACAGCCGGAAAATGCGATTTCCGGTTGTTCAATAAAAAAGTGA
- a CDS encoding acyl-CoA mutase large subunit family protein, producing MSRIKLFNEKALELIKKEMVRWENEILKDKGGDEDYFTESGIPIKLLYTPVDISELDYLQDIGFSGDEPYVRGVYPNMYRGRLFTVRQLAGFGGPEDCNKRIKFLLDHGATGVNIVFDLPTIRGYNSSDPEAEGNVGQCGVAIDSLEDMEALFDGVPVDEISVSLVTHLPSVSVALLAMYVVMAEKRGIPLEKLAGTTQNDFLMETTIGSAPEILPPRHSFRFQCDVVEYAARNLPRWNSISYNGYNLREAGTNAVQEVAIAIANAIATAEELVRRGLPVDSFARRMSFFWDLCNDFFEEIAKCRASRRVFYKVMKERFKAQNPRSLLMRFHVQTAGITLTKVEPLNNIARSAIQALAAILGGAQSLHVDSFDEAYSAPTEEAALVSLRTQQILQTETNIVNTVDPLAGSYYVEYLTNEMEKRIFEYIEEIERRGGIVAVTESGWLHREISNYAYEQQKAIETGKKKIVGVNYMRSEQQEPEIEVFRYPETEQKQKAKLEALMKKRDNAKVKECLEVVREKLKTQENIMPYVIEAVKVNATLGEIEEVFRQEFGLWQFPLT from the coding sequence GTGAGTAGAATTAAACTTTTCAATGAAAAAGCTTTGGAATTAATTAAAAAAGAGATGGTACGGTGGGAGAATGAAATTTTAAAAGATAAGGGTGGAGATGAAGATTATTTTACGGAATCCGGTATTCCTATCAAACTATTGTATACGCCCGTCGATATTTCCGAGCTGGACTATTTACAAGATATTGGATTTTCAGGGGATGAACCTTATGTAAGAGGGGTTTATCCCAATATGTACCGGGGAAGGTTGTTTACCGTTCGCCAGTTGGCCGGGTTCGGAGGGCCGGAGGACTGTAACAAGAGAATAAAGTTTTTGCTGGATCATGGAGCTACGGGTGTCAATATCGTCTTTGATCTTCCTACTATCAGGGGATACAATTCCAGTGATCCTGAAGCGGAGGGTAATGTGGGACAGTGTGGTGTGGCGATAGATTCTTTGGAGGATATGGAAGCCCTCTTTGATGGTGTGCCTGTTGATGAAATATCTGTTTCGCTCGTGACACACCTTCCCAGTGTTTCGGTAGCCCTGTTGGCCATGTATGTGGTTATGGCCGAAAAACGGGGTATCCCGTTGGAAAAGTTGGCCGGTACGACCCAAAATGATTTTCTGATGGAGACTACCATAGGAAGCGCCCCGGAGATTCTTCCTCCCCGCCATTCTTTTAGATTTCAGTGTGATGTGGTAGAGTATGCTGCCCGTAACTTGCCTCGCTGGAACTCTATCAGTTACAACGGTTATAACTTGAGAGAGGCTGGAACCAACGCTGTGCAAGAAGTAGCTATAGCTATTGCCAATGCTATTGCTACAGCGGAAGAGTTGGTCAGAAGAGGGTTGCCGGTAGACAGCTTCGCCCGTCGGATGTCTTTCTTCTGGGACCTGTGCAACGACTTTTTTGAGGAGATAGCGAAATGCAGGGCATCGCGGCGGGTTTTCTATAAAGTGATGAAGGAGCGGTTTAAGGCTCAAAATCCCAGGTCCCTCCTTATGCGATTTCATGTGCAAACGGCGGGAATTACCTTGACCAAGGTGGAACCGCTGAATAATATTGCCAGATCTGCTATCCAGGCGTTAGCAGCTATTTTGGGTGGAGCCCAGTCACTCCATGTTGACTCTTTTGATGAAGCCTATTCGGCTCCTACCGAGGAAGCCGCTCTCGTTTCGCTAAGAACCCAGCAGATCCTGCAAACGGAAACTAATATTGTTAATACGGTTGATCCTTTAGCTGGTTCCTATTACGTTGAGTATTTAACCAATGAAATGGAGAAGCGCATTTTTGAGTATATCGAAGAAATAGAAAGAAGGGGTGGCATTGTAGCAGTTACGGAAAGCGGCTGGCTTCACCGGGAAATCTCTAATTATGCTTACGAACAGCAAAAGGCCATAGAAACAGGAAAGAAAAAGATTGTGGGAGTTAACTACATGCGGTCAGAGCAGCAAGAACCAGAAATTGAGGTATTTCGTTACCCGGAAACGGAACAGAAGCAGAAGGCCAAGCTGGAGGCGCTCATGAAGAAGAGAGATAATGCCAAGGTAAAAGAGTGCCTTGAAGTGGTAAGAGAAAAACTCAAGACCCAGGAAAATATAATGCCCTACGTGATTGAAGCCGTAAAAGTCAATGCTACATTGGGAGAAATAGAAGAGGTATTCAGGCAGGAGTTTGGTTTGTGGCAGTTTCCACTTACTTAA
- a CDS encoding cobalamin B12-binding domain-containing protein, giving the protein MDRKIKVVIAKLGLDIHWRGAVAVSRLLRDEGMEVVYLGNQFPEAIVNAAVQEGADVVGLSTLGGNHLTVGPKVVRLLKEKGLEQILVVMGGVIPPDDIPLLKKAGIAEVFGPETPIKDIADFIRKQVGSRIAS; this is encoded by the coding sequence ATGGATAGAAAAATCAAGGTCGTGATAGCTAAACTGGGACTGGATATACATTGGCGGGGTGCGGTTGCAGTATCTCGCTTATTGCGGGATGAAGGTATGGAAGTCGTTTATCTGGGCAATCAATTTCCGGAAGCTATAGTAAATGCTGCCGTGCAAGAAGGCGCGGATGTGGTGGGGCTGAGTACCTTAGGCGGGAACCATTTAACCGTCGGACCTAAGGTGGTGCGACTTTTGAAGGAAAAAGGGTTGGAACAGATACTGGTAGTTATGGGAGGAGTTATCCCGCCTGACGATATTCCACTTCTGAAGAAAGCGGGGATTGCAGAGGTTTTCGGACCGGAGACACCTATTAAGGACATAGCTGACTTTATCCGGAAGCAAGTAGGAAGCCGGATTGCCAGCTAG
- a CDS encoding MaoC family dehydratase, translating to MGRFEEIKVGDSATFTKTVSETDIVLFAGITGDLNPVHIDEGFASKTIFQKRIAHGMLSAGFISTVLGTKLPGPGTIYLSQTLSFRAPVFIGDSITARVEVIEKLPEKQRLRLKTECFNQEGKLITTGEALVMFKE from the coding sequence ATGGGAAGATTTGAGGAGATTAAAGTCGGAGACTCGGCAACCTTTACTAAGACCGTTTCCGAGACAGACATTGTTTTATTTGCTGGAATAACGGGCGATTTAAATCCGGTACACATAGATGAAGGCTTTGCCAGTAAAACGATCTTCCAGAAACGGATTGCCCACGGAATGTTAAGTGCGGGTTTCATATCCACTGTATTAGGGACAAAACTTCCCGGTCCTGGTACCATTTACCTTTCGCAAACGCTAAGTTTCAGAGCACCTGTCTTTATCGGGGACAGCATTACGGCCAGGGTGGAAGTAATTGAGAAGCTGCCGGAAAAACAAAGATTAAGATTGAAAACCGAATGTTTCAATCAGGAAGGCAAATTGATAACGACCGGTGAAGCCCTGGTAATGTTTAAAGAATAG
- a CDS encoding hydroxymethylglutaryl-CoA lyase, with the protein MKLQLPKSVQITELLARDGLQNEDRFIPTETKIYFVNACSELGFACVEVTNFSHPKYLPQFRDAEEVLKRIKRKPGVIYKCYGMSDKAFERAARAKEAGYGPDVMAFTLSISETHNLRNANRTHKEYWEQIPRWIKLAHSVGIKVDMALATVFGCPIEGPVPISRTFEFIERGLELGVDSVTPCDTTGEASPDRVFEFYSELRERFPDQDVHAAHFHDSRGMALANNLAALLAGVTKFESSLGQLGGQPAFIVDGVPGIGTGPNYCPSELTGNCSTEDLVVMFDEMGIDTGVDVDKVLELGRLLERVLGRDLRPYCTKTGRIPKGRTYWNAIPPYNSAYWAYPQRPMPEGITEAASSKEESNS; encoded by the coding sequence TTGAAACTACAACTACCCAAGTCAGTACAAATAACTGAATTGTTGGCCCGGGACGGCCTGCAAAACGAAGATCGATTTATACCAACGGAAACCAAAATTTACTTTGTAAATGCCTGTTCAGAGTTAGGTTTTGCCTGCGTAGAAGTGACCAACTTCAGCCACCCCAAATATCTCCCGCAGTTTCGTGATGCTGAAGAGGTATTAAAGAGGATCAAGAGGAAACCCGGGGTTATTTACAAATGCTACGGTATGTCTGATAAAGCTTTTGAACGGGCAGCGCGGGCAAAAGAAGCCGGTTACGGTCCGGATGTGATGGCTTTTACTCTGTCTATCAGTGAGACACATAACTTACGTAATGCCAACCGTACGCACAAAGAATACTGGGAGCAGATTCCCCGATGGATAAAGCTGGCCCATAGCGTGGGCATTAAAGTAGATATGGCCCTGGCTACAGTATTTGGCTGTCCCATTGAAGGGCCGGTACCGATCAGCAGGACTTTTGAATTTATTGAGAGGGGATTGGAGTTAGGGGTAGATAGTGTAACTCCTTGCGACACCACAGGAGAAGCTTCTCCGGACCGGGTTTTTGAGTTTTATTCGGAATTACGGGAACGTTTCCCCGATCAGGACGTTCATGCAGCTCATTTTCACGATTCCAGGGGTATGGCCTTAGCCAACAACCTGGCTGCTCTTCTGGCAGGGGTGACGAAATTTGAAAGTTCCCTGGGGCAGTTGGGAGGTCAGCCTGCATTTATAGTTGATGGAGTGCCGGGAATCGGGACTGGGCCTAATTACTGTCCCAGTGAGTTGACGGGCAACTGTTCCACCGAAGACTTGGTAGTAATGTTTGATGAAATGGGAATTGATACGGGAGTAGATGTAGATAAGGTCTTAGAACTTGGTCGATTGCTGGAAAGAGTGTTAGGACGAGACTTGAGGCCTTACTGTACGAAGACCGGCAGAATTCCCAAAGGAAGGACTTACTGGAACGCTATTCCGCCTTATAATTCTGCCTACTGGGCCTACCCCCAGAGACCTATGCCGGAAGGCATAACCGAAGCCGCCAGTTCTAAGGAGGAATCCAACAGTTAA
- a CDS encoding acyl-CoA dehydratase activase, with amino-acid sequence MRFAGIDVGSLTAKVVIIDEQGEIVGYEVIPTGIGGKEAARRVMDRILERLGLSYEDIYFTVATGYGRVSVPFKDKQVTEITCHARGAHWLFSDARLVIDIGGQDSKIIKLGKGGMVIDFAMNDKCAAGTGRFLEVMANALEVKVDDLAELAAQSKNHIEISSTCTVFAESEVISRIAEGTSRADIVAGIHRAVASRVYALLRSKTAEKYVEGSIVMTGGVAKNKGMVNALEEKIGVSIRVPEEPQIVGALGAAVIARENYRSNQVTVKNKS; translated from the coding sequence ATGCGGTTTGCCGGTATAGATGTTGGTTCGCTTACGGCAAAGGTAGTCATTATCGATGAACAAGGGGAAATAGTAGGATATGAAGTGATCCCTACAGGCATTGGCGGTAAAGAAGCTGCACGAAGGGTAATGGATAGAATACTGGAGCGTTTAGGGCTTAGTTACGAAGACATTTATTTTACTGTAGCTACAGGTTACGGAAGAGTTAGTGTGCCCTTTAAGGATAAACAGGTAACGGAGATTACCTGCCATGCGAGAGGAGCTCACTGGTTATTTTCAGATGCCCGGCTGGTCATTGATATTGGCGGACAGGACAGCAAAATAATCAAACTGGGAAAGGGCGGCATGGTAATTGATTTTGCGATGAACGACAAGTGTGCAGCTGGGACTGGACGTTTTCTGGAGGTAATGGCCAACGCTTTGGAAGTCAAGGTAGATGATCTGGCGGAGTTAGCTGCCCAGTCTAAGAATCATATCGAAATTAGTAGCACCTGTACTGTTTTTGCCGAAAGCGAAGTAATCTCCCGCATTGCCGAAGGAACCTCAAGGGCCGACATTGTAGCTGGTATCCACCGGGCTGTAGCCAGTAGGGTTTATGCTTTGTTAAGAAGTAAGACGGCCGAGAAATATGTTGAAGGGAGTATAGTTATGACCGGTGGAGTTGCTAAAAATAAGGGGATGGTAAATGCCCTGGAAGAAAAGATAGGCGTTAGTATACGGGTGCCTGAAGAGCCTCAAATTGTTGGTGCTTTGGGAGCAGCCGTAATAGCGCGGGAAAATTATCGAAGCAACCAAGTCACAGTCAAAAATAAATCCTGA
- a CDS encoding class I adenylate-forming enzyme family protein, translating to MNLADGLRINSWRHPDKIAAVFEDKRVTYAELNARANQFAHAMLEKGFRRGDKVSIILHNCIEFLEIYHGLARIGVVSVPINFRLVPAEREYIINNSDSVGLVLGTEFVKDLKWDNIPNIAKGRVIVVGEKEETPEGLINYEDFIAGKPDYEPDDVEQKETDLFYLGYTSGTTGFPKGAMIQTRGTLDIIKNALIRNANRKGIDISKRVFLAIMPICHSNSIWATLITFWVGGTNVIFPSGKFDPEKVLQIIEREKVTTTSMVPTMITRILELPDEIKNKYDISSLQSVGSSSAPLHTKTKEAALQFFKNARFSEGYGSTETGALTTLRHKDQMRKVRSIGKPNPGIEIKLIDEEGNEVTEPGKVGVLWAKTRSAFVGYYKDPEKTKEAINGEWVTAGDMAYFDEEGYYYLVDRKHDMIISGGENIYPAEIEEVLIKHPKISEVAVIGVPNEEWGEEVKAVVKLKDGETATEEEILEWCKGKLAGYKRPRSVDFVEDFPRTATGKIIKRSLREPYWRGQERMI from the coding sequence GTGAATCTTGCCGACGGTCTAAGGATAAACTCATGGAGGCATCCGGATAAGATAGCGGCAGTTTTTGAAGACAAACGGGTGACGTATGCCGAATTGAACGCTCGAGCCAACCAGTTTGCCCATGCCATGTTAGAGAAAGGCTTCCGTCGGGGCGACAAAGTTTCTATAATCCTGCATAACTGTATAGAATTTCTGGAGATATATCACGGTTTAGCGCGCATAGGAGTAGTTTCCGTACCTATAAACTTTCGTTTAGTGCCTGCGGAGAGAGAATATATCATAAACAACTCTGATTCTGTAGGGCTGGTATTAGGTACTGAGTTTGTTAAGGATTTGAAGTGGGATAATATTCCAAACATAGCCAAGGGAAGAGTAATTGTAGTAGGGGAGAAGGAAGAGACACCTGAAGGTTTGATTAACTACGAAGATTTCATTGCAGGAAAACCGGATTATGAGCCGGATGATGTAGAGCAAAAGGAGACAGACTTATTCTATTTAGGTTATACTTCCGGAACTACGGGATTTCCCAAAGGAGCGATGATCCAGACGAGGGGTACTCTGGACATTATCAAGAACGCCTTGATAAGGAATGCGAACCGTAAAGGCATAGACATATCCAAGAGAGTTTTTTTAGCCATCATGCCAATTTGTCATTCCAACAGCATATGGGCCACCCTTATAACTTTCTGGGTAGGGGGGACCAACGTAATCTTCCCTTCCGGGAAATTCGATCCGGAGAAGGTTCTGCAGATAATAGAGCGGGAGAAAGTAACGACTACTTCCATGGTACCGACCATGATTACACGCATTTTAGAGCTGCCGGATGAAATTAAAAATAAATATGACATATCGTCCTTACAGTCCGTAGGGTCCTCATCCGCGCCGTTGCACACCAAGACTAAAGAGGCGGCATTACAGTTTTTCAAGAATGCCCGGTTTAGTGAAGGTTATGGTTCGACCGAGACCGGTGCGCTGACGACTTTGCGGCACAAGGATCAGATGAGGAAAGTGCGGAGCATTGGAAAGCCTAATCCGGGGATAGAAATCAAACTGATAGACGAAGAAGGAAATGAAGTTACCGAACCGGGCAAGGTGGGAGTGCTTTGGGCCAAGACGCGGTCGGCATTTGTCGGCTATTATAAAGATCCTGAGAAAACGAAAGAAGCAATAAATGGGGAATGGGTTACAGCGGGTGACATGGCCTATTTCGATGAAGAGGGGTACTACTACCTGGTGGACAGGAAACACGACATGATAATCAGCGGAGGAGAGAACATCTATCCCGCAGAGATTGAAGAGGTCCTGATTAAACATCCAAAGATTTCGGAAGTAGCGGTGATTGGAGTTCCCAATGAAGAATGGGGTGAAGAGGTTAAAGCAGTAGTCAAGCTTAAGGACGGCGAGACAGCAACGGAGGAAGAAATATTA